In Thermotomaculum hydrothermale, a single genomic region encodes these proteins:
- a CDS encoding pilus assembly FimT family protein, giving the protein MKLSELLIVFGIFSITAMSSIGIINSLPQARLKAASFKIYSLFVEARSLALRQGCNYAVVIEEKPDGHYFTLVKDTNYNGVCYREYLSGRDAEIGKGIVLEKEYPGVYIKKIAFSSKHVISFSPYFTSSNGSIYLKTKNPDDGVFRLKVYGKSFVVKPVKIFPDGSEVKYE; this is encoded by the coding sequence ATGAAATTATCTGAATTGCTTATTGTATTTGGAATTTTTTCAATAACAGCAATGTCATCTATTGGTATTATAAATTCTTTACCACAGGCAAGATTAAAAGCCGCTTCTTTTAAAATCTATTCTCTTTTTGTTGAGGCAAGGAGCCTGGCATTAAGGCAGGGTTGTAATTACGCAGTTGTTATTGAGGAAAAGCCAGACGGGCACTATTTTACACTTGTGAAAGATACAAATTACAATGGTGTTTGCTATAGAGAGTACCTTAGTGGAAGAGATGCAGAGATAGGAAAGGGGATAGTTTTAGAAAAAGAATACCCAGGTGTTTATATTAAAAAGATAGCATTTTCAAGCAAGCATGTAATATCCTTCTCCCCTTACTTTACAAGTTCAAACGGGAGTATTTATTTGAAGACAAAAAATCCAGATGACGGTGTATTCAGGCTTAAAGTTTACGGTAAATCTTTTGTGGTGAAACCTGTAAAAATTTTTCCTGACGGAAGTGAGGTGAAGTATGAGTAA
- the dprA gene encoding DNA-processing protein DprA — MSNKELFLAFHLLKGMGYKSKRDLLVNYNYDIEKTISFLSKKEEVYLPLKSARGIIEFCNKKGIKIITIQDEFYPERLREIQDPPVCLFAKGNIEILKENYLAFVGTRRATPYGINATEKLISDLSQYKVGIVSGFANGIDSIAHKCALKFNMPTIAVLGCGVDVIYPRNNLKLYGEIIEKGCIISEFVPKTKPEPFRFPIRNRIISGISMGVVVVEAREKSGSMITLNYGLNQGREIFAVPGRIFDKASIATNTKIKNGEAKLILSGEDIVEEYSLVAISEKSDKFLKLSDDFVEKYLSDRPKSLEELMLESGMNYEQLITRLSFLEVEGKVMKNGFNQYTKRV, encoded by the coding sequence ATGAGTAATAAAGAATTGTTTCTTGCTTTTCACTTATTAAAGGGAATGGGGTACAAATCTAAAAGAGATTTATTGGTTAACTATAATTATGACATAGAGAAAACTATTTCTTTTTTATCTAAAAAGGAAGAAGTGTATCTTCCTTTGAAGTCAGCAAGAGGGATTATTGAATTTTGCAATAAAAAGGGAATTAAAATTATTACTATACAAGATGAATTTTACCCAGAAAGATTGAGAGAGATACAAGATCCACCTGTTTGCCTTTTTGCAAAAGGTAATATAGAGATTTTAAAAGAAAATTATCTTGCATTTGTCGGTACCAGAAGGGCTACCCCTTACGGGATAAATGCAACTGAAAAGCTAATTTCAGATTTGTCTCAATACAAGGTAGGCATTGTAAGCGGTTTTGCAAACGGGATAGATTCAATTGCACATAAATGTGCCCTTAAATTTAATATGCCTACTATTGCTGTGTTAGGTTGCGGGGTAGATGTAATTTATCCCCGAAACAATTTAAAACTTTACGGTGAGATTATAGAAAAAGGGTGTATAATATCGGAGTTTGTTCCTAAAACCAAACCTGAGCCTTTCAGGTTTCCTATAAGAAACAGGATAATTTCAGGCATTTCGATGGGGGTTGTTGTGGTTGAAGCAAGAGAAAAATCAGGCTCAATGATAACCTTAAACTATGGATTAAATCAGGGAAGGGAAATTTTTGCAGTGCCTGGAAGAATTTTTGATAAGGCTTCAATTGCAACAAACACCAAGATAAAAAACGGAGAGGCTAAACTAATTTTATCAGGTGAAGATATAGTGGAAGAATATTCTCTGGTTGCAATTTCAGAAAAATCTGATAAATTTTTGAAGTTGAGCGATGATTTTGTTGAAAAGTATCTCTCAGACAGACCTAAATCGCTTGAAGAATTAATGCTGGAGAGCGGAATGAATTATGAACAGTTAATTACAAGGCTTTCTTTTCTTGAGGTTGAAGGGAAAGTAATGAAAAATGGATTTAATCAATATACAAAGAGGGTTTAA